From Aspergillus fumigatus Af293 chromosome 3, whole genome shotgun sequence, a single genomic window includes:
- a CDS encoding putative tubulin-specific chaperone c, with amino-acid sequence MSQPAFAFDPSRRPSQAENQTVLKSEIPLKERFFRYFQHEITALQEEMDRLADTSLIGGERTDATDHCLAGIARLSNEVKNAASYIPTYDQRVYAEAIKALQDKLAETRSAFEPRPKFTFKTKKNASAVSLSDAAELVAQGHGGLPGLRSSGASSVDSSAGQTPNDPSTPLYEPDFLQSHRPEIAPTSVPAFSSGISETESKSKGDSNKGKAFAATAVSSVSVNDHCGLHIMLPASGSTAAVPASITSLNHCVVDMSIPTANGKPYASLTVKDVNESLLICGQIDGPAHITGVENSVIVVSCRQFRMHNCSGVDVYLSSSSNPIIEDCTNVRFGRIPRAYALDHDRPDNEDRWSQVEDFKWIKPEPSPNWSLLSPEESIPEEVWAEIVPGGPGWSLEDILRAIKIVKD; translated from the exons ATGTCGCAGCCTGCCTTCGCGTTCGATCCATCACGGCGGCCATCGCAGGCCGAGAACCAGACCGTACTGAAATCCGAGATTCCACTGAAGGAACGATTCTTCCGTTACTTCCAACATGAGATTACCG CTCTTCAAGAAGAGATGGACCGTCTGGCAGACACGTCCCTTATAGGAGGGGAACGGACGGATGCAACCGATCATTGCTTAGCTGGAATTGCAAGATTGTCTAATGAGGTTAAGAATGCAGCAAGCTATATCCCCACCTATGACCAACGTGTGTATGCAGAG GCCATCAAAGCGCTTCAGGACAAGCTTGCCGAGACACGCTCCGCGTTTGAGCCTCGCCCCAAATTTACCTtcaagacaaagaagaatgCATCAGCTGTCTCGCTATCAGATGCCGCTGAACTAGTTGCTCAAGGTCACGGGGGCCTACCCGGGCTCCGCTCCTCAGGAGCATCTTCGGTCGATTCCTCCGCTGGGCAGACGCCGAATGACCCATCTACACCTTTGTACGAACCAGATTTCCTTCAGTCGCATCGGCCAGAAATCGCACCGACGTCTGTTCCCGCCTTTTCCTCTGGTATCAGTGAAACTGAATCCAAATCCAAAGGAGACTCCAATAAGGGTAAGGCTTTCGCGGCCACAGCTGTGTCCTCTGTCTCCGTAAACGATCATTGTGGTCTCCATATTATGCTTCCTGCATCAGGCTCGACAGCGGCTGTACCTGCATCTATCACATCTTTGAACCATTGCGTCGTTGACATGTCCATACCGACTGCAAACGGCAAGCCATATGCCAGTCTCACTGTCAAGGATGTCAACGAGAGCTTATTGATCTGTGGCCAAATTGACGGGCCAGCACATATAACCGGTGTCGAAAATAGTGTGATTGTGGTGTCGTGTCGCCAGTTCCGCATGCACAACTGTTCTGGCGTGGACGTGTACCTGAGCAGCTCCAGCAACCCCATAATTGAAGATTGCACCAACGTCCGGTTTGGCAGAATCCCCAGAGCATAT GCTCTGGACCACGATCGTCCGGATAATGAAGACCGCTGGAGCCAAGTTGAGGACTTCAAATGGATCAAGCCTGAACCGAGCCCGAACTGGAGCTTGTTAAGTCCCGAGGAGTCGATTCCAGAAGAAGTATGGGCTGAGATTGTGCCCGGTGGCCCTGGATGGTCACTCGAAGACATACTTCGCGCAATCAAAATTGTGAAGGATTAA